One window of the Nicotiana tabacum cultivar K326 chromosome 4, ASM71507v2, whole genome shotgun sequence genome contains the following:
- the LOC107789090 gene encoding NADPH-dependent aldehyde reductase-like protein, chloroplastic, with protein MAEVNVDIAQQSSQGQNFPLQDRVAIVTGSSRGIGKAIALHLASLGAKLVINYSSNSTKADDVVSQINSTSNSSPRAIAVKANISDPDQVKSLFDSAESAFQSPVNILVNCAGVLDGKYPSILNTNLEDFDRTFEVNARGAFICCKEGASRIKRGGGGRIICLTTSLAAAFRPGYGAYTASKAAVEAMVKILAKELKGTGITANCVAPGPIATEMFYDGKTEEMIKRVIDECPHGRLGQTEDVAPFVGFLAGDASEWVNGQIIRVNGGYI; from the coding sequence ATGGCGGAAGTAAACGTCGATATTGCTCAGCAATCAAGCCAAGGCCAAAACTTCCCACTCCAAGATCGAGTAGCCATCGTTACCGGCTCTTCTCGTGGCATCGGCAAAGCCATCGCCCTTCATTTAGCGTCTCTGGGTGCTAAGCTCGTCATCAACTATTCCTCCAACTCCACAAAAGCCGACGACGTCGTATCCCAAATCAATTCCACCTCCAATTCCTCCCCACGTGCCATCGCCGTCAAAGCCAACATCTCCGACCCAGATCAAGTCAAATCCCTCTTCGACTCTGCAGAATCGGCCTTTCAATCGCCGGTCAACATCTTAGTCAACTGCGCCGGCGTGCTCGACGGTAAATACCCATCAATCCTAAACACAAACTTGGAGGACTTCGACAGGACCTTCGAAGTGAACGCACGTGGGGCTTTCATATGCTGCAAGGAAGGGGCGAGCAGAATCAAGCGCGGCGGAGGGGGGAGGATAATATGCTTAACGACATCGTTAGCGGCGGCGTTCAGGCCTGGATACGGGGCTTACACGGCGTCGAAGGCGGCGGTGGAAGCGATGGTAAAGATACTGGCGAAGGAGCTGAAAGGGACTGGAATAACGGCGAATTGCGTGGCGCCGGGACCCATAGCAACGGAGATGTTTTACGATGGGAAAACAGAGGAGATGATAAAGAGGGTAATTGATGAGTGTCCACATGGAAGACTTGGACAGACGGAGGATGTTGCGCCGTTTGTTGGGTTTTTGGCAGGTGATGCTTCTGAATGGGTTAATGGACAAATCATTCGTGTCAATGGAGGCTACATCTga
- the LOC107789089 gene encoding uncharacterized protein LOC107789089, with protein MVRGILHTKKLFIGGDFNGHIGATSEGYDDVHGGFSFGDRNGGGTSQLEFARAFNLVIANSSFPKKVEHLVTFRSFVAVTQIDYLLCRKFDRGLCTNCKVILSENLTTLHRLLVMDLEITRKRRKRAVYSQPRVKWGALTEAKAQELGAKLMTRGAWRSNGDASAMWTTTA; from the coding sequence ATGGTGCGTGGTATTCTGCATACTAAGAAGcttttcataggaggagatttcaacggCCACATTGGAGCGACGTCTGAGGGGTATGATGATGTGCATGGTGGCTTCAGTTTTGGAGATAGGAACGGGGGAGGAACTTCTCAGTTGGAATTTGCTAGAGCGTTTAATTTGGTGATAGCAAACTCTAGTTTCCCGAAGAAGGTGGAGCACTTGGTCACCTTCCGAAGTTTTGTGGCCGTgactcagattgattatcttCTCTGCAGGAAGTTCGATAGAGGTCTTTGCACAAATTGCAAGGTCATCCTGAGTGAGAACCTCACGACCCTTCATAGGCTCCTGGTCATGGACCTTGAGATCacgaggaagaggaggaagagggcAGTGTATAGCCAACCTAGGGtcaagtggggagccttgacggAAGCCAAAGCGCAGGAGTTGGGGGCTAAGTTGATGACTAGGGGGGCTTGGAGAAGTAACGGGGACGCAAGCGCTATGTGGACCACGACTGCATAG
- the LOC142180060 gene encoding uncharacterized protein LOC142180060, whose amino-acid sequence MPPRFNGQYYEWWKTRMHNFIMAEDSELWDVICDGPFVPTKTGDDHAVTIPKIRKEFNDVDRKAIKKNFRAKKILVCGISLDKYNRISACQSAKEIWEALQTAHEGTTQVKQSKIDMLTTEYELFRTKDDESIQDMHTRFTSIINELHSLGEIIPRNKLVRKILSVLPSSWESKSECYHRGKGPAEANNR is encoded by the coding sequence ATGCCACCAAGGTTCAATGGCCAGTATTATGAATGGTGGAAGACAAGGATGCACaattttatcatggctgaagattccGAACTCTGGGATGTCATATGTGATGGACCCTTCGTTCCCACAAAAACCGGTGATGACCATGCTGTAACTATTCccaaaataagaaaagaatttAATGACGTTGACCGGAAAGCCATAAAAAAGAACTTTCGCGCAAAGAAAATACTTGTATGTGGTATCAGTCTTGATAAGTACAACAGGATCTCAGCATGCCAATCTGCTAAGGAGATCTGGGAAGCTCTCCAAACAGCCCATGAGGGAACAACACAAGTTAAGCAATCAAAGATTGACATGCTTACCACAGAATATGAGCTTTTCAGAACGAAAGATGATGAATCCATCCAGGACATGCATACTCGGTTCACCTctatcatcaatgagcttcactctcTGGGAGAAATCATTCCAAGAAACAAACTTGTCAGGAAAATACTCAGTGTTTTGCCCAGCTCCTGGGAAAGCAAAAGTGAATGCTATCACAGAGGCAAAGGACCTGCAGAAGCTAACAATCGATGA